AAACAGATACCTCTTTACTTTTAGTAGGGTGGGCTTTTAATCCGCTTTCATGGATCCTTTGCCAGTCAGCAATGGGGTAACACTAAATACCAAGATGTGTCGCAGCCTTTTTTGATTACGTTGGACAACTTCAGTGCTTTTTCCACTCATTCATCTATCTATAATATCAGTCAATGAGTTTTCAAAGCATGCATACGATGATTCAATTAATGTCTTCTCTGGAAGTTTAAAAATATACAGCACATCACCCTGTTTTTCACCATATGACAGGTATATCTCAAGCCCTGAAGAGCTTGAGATATACCATGATTGTCCTGCGTATAATATTTATTTATTTATTAATATTAAATCTCAAAACATTCCACGATAGTTTTGGTATTTTAATATTCATCACGCCATCAGCTTTATCGACATCAAGAACCCGCGGTTTAACCGCATCTGGATTTTCAAATGTATTCTTTGCATTCAAATCGGGCCCATCCATTATAATATGTTGCATAAATTTAACTTCTCCAAAAGATCTTATGTCAAGTGTAAGTTCCGTATCTTCATCCTGTCCGCAGTTTAATATAAATACTGTAAGGGTCCCATTACTTTCATCATAAGCCGCAGCAGTTTGAAGTATTGGCGCATCTCCATATGATTTTGTTTTAAATTTCGGGCAATTAACAAGTGTCTTCAGTGCTACACCTCTACCATATAACGATACCTGTTGGAATGGATAATATATTGCCTGTTTTATGGCCTTTCCACCCTTTTGAGTGTATATAGGTGCTATAACATTAACAAGCTGAGCAAGGCAAGCCATTTTTACCCTATCGCAATTATTTAAAAGTGTGCATAACATGCCGCCAAACACAAGTGCATCCAATAATGAATATATATCTTCCAATATGGGTGGAGCAATTTGCCATGGGAACCTTGTTTGTTTCTTTTGATACCATACATTCCACTCATCAAAGGATATCATTACTTTCTTTTTACTGCGTTTCTTTGCTTTTACATAATCTATTACTGAGGAGATTGTATGTATAAAATCGTCCATATCTACGAAAGACGCAAGAAAATCATTTACATCTCCTTCGTTCTCATAGTACCTGTGCATTGATATATAATCCACATAATCATAAACATGCTCCAATACAACCCTATCCCATTCAGGATAAGTTGAAAGCAATGGAGTAGAACTTCCGCAAACAACCAACTTTATACTGGGATCTACCCACTTCATTATCTTCGCGGTTTCGAGAGCTTTTTTCCCATAATCTTCGGCTGAAAGGTGACATGTCTGCCATGGGCCATCCATTTCATTTCCTAAACACCACACCTTTATATTATGTGGCTGTTCGTGCCCATTTTTTCTTCTTAAATCACTATAAAAGGTTCCTGATGGAAAATTGCAGTATTCGACTATGTAACCGGCATCTTGAGGAGTGCCTGTGCCGAGATTTACAGCATACATGAGTTTGACATCTGCTTTTTTGCACCAATCAACAAATTCATCAATTCCTACTTCATTTGTTTCTATGGATGACCATGCATAGTCAAGCCTTCTGGGCCTGTTTTCCTTTGGCCCTATTCCATCGGTCCACTTATACCCTGATACAAAATTACCTCCTGGGTATCTGACAATTGACACATTCAATTGCTTAACCAACTCAAGTACATCTTTTCGAAAACCCTGCTCGTCTGCTGTAGGGTGACCCGGTTCATATATACCTGTATATACTGCTCTTCCAAGGTGTTCAATAAATGAGCCAAACAACCCCGGGTCAATTTCGCCTATTGTATAATCCTTGTCTACAATTAACTTTGCCTTATTCATGCTATACCTCCGTTTATTTAATATGCATAAAGTTTACCCTTTAACGCCCCCAATTGTCAAACCCGAAATAAAGGATTTTTGGTTAAACAAAAATAATATCACTATCGGAACTACCGACATAACAGCACCCGCAAGCAACAGGTCATAATTGTTTCCATAAGGAGTAATCAACGCTTGAAGACCTATGGGGAGGGTCAACATATTATCCGACCTCAATACAATCAACGGCCATACAAAGCTGTTCCAGCTTGTCATAGCCTGAAGTATCGTCATAGCACCAAATGCAGGTTTCATAAGAGGCATCATTATCCTGAAATATATTCCAATCTCTGAACAGCCATCTATTCTTCCAGCATCGATAAAGTCCTTAGGCAATCCTACCGCATATTGCCTAAAGAAAAACACGGCAAATGGGGACACCAGAGAAGGCAATATTGCCCCTAAATATTTGTCAATCAGTTTCAATGAAATTGAGAGTTTATATAAAGGAAGTATTAGAATTTCCACCGGCACCATCATCACGATGAGCACTATTATGAATATCAGCCTTTTGCCTTTGAAATCATAAACGGCAAGCCCATACCCCACCATTGATGTAAAGAAAAGAGATAAAACAGTATATAACAGAGTTATTATCAAGCTATTTCTATACCAGTACAAGTATATGCCATCTCTCGCAGTATAAAGAAGCTTATAATTGTTCAAGTTCCAGAGCTCAAAATGTGGATTGAGACTGATACCATTGCGTATCATTTCAGATCCCGGCTTAAAGGAAGATACAAGTAGGAAGAAAAATGGTGCTACACAAAATATGCTGAATATCGATAGTATAATGAATATTAGTATTTTGGCTGCCAAATTGCGCTTTTTATCTGTTACCATAATCAATCGCTCTCCTTTTTGAAGAACCCTGTCAAAGTAAGCTGTATTATGTTTACAGCCATTACTATAATCAATAGGGTCAAACCAATTGCTGAACCAAACCCAAGATCATTCTGATTAAAGCCTTGCTGATATATGTAGTTTACTATAGTCATGCCTATTTCGCCGGGAGAACGGGGGCCACCCCACAAAGCAAACGATTCCGCAAACATGGAATATCCACCATACACACTTATTGTAAGGACATAAATTATAACAGGCTTTAGTCCTGGAATGGTTATGTGTATAAACTTCTGCAATCCGTTTGCTCCATCAATTGAAGCTGCTTCGTATAAATCTGCAGGTATTGACTGAAGACCTGAAAGGAAATATATTATATTGACACCGAGCCATCTCCAAGTGCAGAGTATTACCAACACAAGCATAGCTGTATGTTTCCCTTGGAGCCATACGACTGGTTCAAACCCAAGCTTGCCAATGATAAAGTTGACAAGCGTAGTTTTCTGTTCTCCAAATGCCAACCTGAAAAATAGGCCTGCTACGATTACTGATGTTAACGCTGGAATAAAAAGTGCTGACCTGAAAAAGTTTTTCGCAAACGTCAGCTTGCTGTTAAGCAATACAGCTAAAAAGATTGGCAAGGGAATCAACACAAGTATTGTCCAAAATGTATACCTTGTAGTAACAATCAGCGCATTTAAAAAGTGTTTGTTAAAAAGGCTTGAGTAGTTTTTTAATCCAACAAACTCTACCTCTCCGGGGCCCATTATTTTCTGGAAGCTCATTATAATCGTAGATATCATAGGATATAGGAAGAATACTAAGAATGAAATAATAAATGGCAATACAAATATATAGGGCACAACCTTTTTTGAATTAAGTATATTGCTTATCCTTTTACTATTTGATATTTCGGTTTTCACATCTGACACTCTAAAACCCCCTTTTAAAGTAAAAGATTCAACATAAAGTTGAATCTTTTACTTTAATAAGCTTGTATTATTTCTTGTTGTTAAGTTCTTCGGTTGCTGCTTTTAATGCCTGTTCAGGTGTCTCACTCTGCTCCTTCAATACTTTGAACATTACGTCTTTCTGAAGCAGTGTTATTGCCTCAGGATAGTTATCAGTAAGATTCAGTCCACTTATATCTCCAACTACTGACTGCAATGTACTGAACACATCAGTTCCAAAGTATTCAGTATATTTGTTTGGAGCTGACATAGCAGGATCGGTCCATGCATCTTTCCTAATCGGGTCAAATCCAAGAACAGTCCAGGTCTTTATGCTGCCTTCTTTTGAAAGCTTTGCTTCTGCCATAAATTGTTTTACAACCTCTATATTCTTGCTTTGTTTGGTTATTACAGATGCGGTTCCACCCATACCTGCTGATTTCTTTCCGTCGGGGAATACAGGCATTGGACGAATAATTATTTTGCCTTTTAAGTCTGGCATATATTGTACAAACCTGCCCATGTACCAAAGCGGCATCCAGATTGAAGCAGCATTTCCTTTATTCATCCATGCCCAGTATTCCTCAGAATGATGGAAGCCACCAGGCGCCACTACTGCAATCTTGTCTTTATAAAGCATATCTTTGAGCATTTGCAGAGTCTTTATATTTACTTCGTTGTCCATTACTGCTTTGCCGTTGGTATCAAATAAGTCGGAACCCTGCATATTTATCAGAGGATAATATGACCAATGCTCGGTTGTCTCTATTGTGGTCATTGGCTTTCCTGTTGCTGCAACTACTTTCTTGCCAGCTGCGATATAATCGTCCCATGTCTTTATATCATCTGCATTTACGCCAGCCTTATCAAGAATTTCCTTATTGTAGTACATAACTTCAGCACCAACATGGTAGTCAATGCCATAGTACTTGCCGTCTTTTGCATAGTTGTCAAGTCTACCCATTATGAGATTGTCCTTGACAGGTTCAACTATGTCATTAAGCTCAACAAGAGCAGGATTGCTTCCTTGTACAAAGTTGG
This DNA window, taken from [Clostridium] cellulosi, encodes the following:
- the abfA5 gene encoding Alpha-N-arabinofuranosidase (High confidence in function and specificity); this encodes MNKAKLIVDKDYTIGEIDPGLFGSFIEHLGRAVYTGIYEPGHPTADEQGFRKDVLELVKQLNVSIVRYPGGNFVSGYKWTDGIGPKENRPRRLDYAWSSIETNEVGIDEFVDWCKKADVKLMYAVNLGTGTPQDAGYIVEYCNFPSGTFYSDLRRKNGHEQPHNIKVWCLGNEMDGPWQTCHLSAEDYGKKALETAKIMKWVDPSIKLVVCGSSTPLLSTYPEWDRVVLEHVYDYVDYISMHRYYENEGDVNDFLASFVDMDDFIHTISSVIDYVKAKKRSKKKVMISFDEWNVWYQKKQTRFPWQIAPPILEDIYSLLDALVFGGMLCTLLNNCDRVKMACLAQLVNVIAPIYTQKGGKAIKQAIYYPFQQVSLYGRGVALKTLVNCPKFKTKSYGDAPILQTAAAYDESNGTLTVFILNCGQDEDTELTLDIRSFGEVKFMQHIIMDGPDLNAKNTFENPDAVKPRVLDVDKADGVMNIKIPKLSWNVLRFNINK
- the araQ1 gene encoding L-arabinose transport system permease protein AraQ (High confidence in function and specificity) yields the protein MVTDKKRNLAAKILIFIILSIFSIFCVAPFFFLLVSSFKPGSEMIRNGISLNPHFELWNLNNYKLLYTARDGIYLYWYRNSLIITLLYTVLSLFFTSMVGYGLAVYDFKGKRLIFIIVLIVMMVPVEILILPLYKLSISLKLIDKYLGAILPSLVSPFAVFFFRQYAVGLPKDFIDAGRIDGCSEIGIYFRIMMPLMKPAFGAMTILQAMTSWNSFVWPLIVLRSDNMLTLPIGLQALITPYGNNYDLLLAGAVMSVVPIVILFLFNQKSFISGLTIGGVKG
- the araP gene encoding L-arabinose transport system permease protein AraP (High confidence in function and specificity) encodes the protein MSDVKTEISNSKRISNILNSKKVVPYIFVLPFIISFLVFFLYPMISTIIMSFQKIMGPGEVEFVGLKNYSSLFNKHFLNALIVTTRYTFWTILVLIPLPIFLAVLLNSKLTFAKNFFRSALFIPALTSVIVAGLFFRLAFGEQKTTLVNFIIGKLGFEPVVWLQGKHTAMLVLVILCTWRWLGVNIIYFLSGLQSIPADLYEAASIDGANGLQKFIHITIPGLKPVIIYVLTISVYGGYSMFAESFALWGGPRSPGEIGMTIVNYIYQQGFNQNDLGFGSAIGLTLLIIVMAVNIIQLTLTGFFKKESD
- the araN gene encoding putative arabinose-binding protein (High confidence in function and specificity): MKKRIFSIILAMLITVPLVLGGCSKKTAQQNGQKTKSGGTINVSYWTFQELHKQFWDDAIETWNKNHSDKKLSLKTDVYPYDELHNKLLIALQSGIGAPDIADIEINKFANFVQGSNPALVELNDIVEPVKDNLIMGRLDNYAKDGKYYGIDYHVGAEVMYYNKEILDKAGVNADDIKTWDDYIAAGKKVVAATGKPMTTIETTEHWSYYPLINMQGSDLFDTNGKAVMDNEVNIKTLQMLKDMLYKDKIAVVAPGGFHHSEEYWAWMNKGNAASIWMPLWYMGRFVQYMPDLKGKIIIRPMPVFPDGKKSAGMGGTASVITKQSKNIEVVKQFMAEAKLSKEGSIKTWTVLGFDPIRKDAWTDPAMSAPNKYTEYFGTDVFSTLQSVVGDISGLNLTDNYPEAITLLQKDVMFKVLKEQSETPEQALKAATEELNNKK